The following is a genomic window from Phaseolus vulgaris cultivar G19833 chromosome 6, P. vulgaris v2.0, whole genome shotgun sequence.
ATGAACTTTTTgatgaatttattattatatgtaatgTGAAAATTGCATAAACACTCTGAATACCCTTTGTCTACGAGGTGAGAACAcatacaataatattttaattataaatagaaatttattttaaaaaataaatacaaattttaaccaatagaaaatatatttagaagGTGTAAGCATGTGGtcctaatatttatttatttttttgtttatttgtatTGCATATTCCAAAAAATAAGCTTTGGGTTTGACTTGTGAACAGACACGGGCATGAGTAGCAAGCATATGATATCACAGGATTCTTGCCTCCTCTTATCGGAAAGACAAACTCCTTTTAAAAGTAGTTAGTTGAAAGATCACGATTCCCgctattcttttctttcttctttcttctttctcattttcttctttctcattttcttcttctcactctcatgtCACCACTTCACTCATTCTGAACTCTTCCCCAAAATGCAAACACTTTCTTTCCCTCTCTTCACTCACTCACTCTCATCTCTCATCAATCCGTTCTCTCCATTCCCTTCTCTCTCACATTTCTCCTCGCTTTCCGTCTCCCACGTCACTGCTCGCCGGAGCATCCCGTTGCAAGCTTCCACCAGAGACTCCGCTTTCTCCTCCTCACCCGTCGCCGTCGACAACTCCGACGCCGGTGACTCCACCGCCTTTGTCATCCGCGCCCGTAACCGAATCGGCCTTCTCCAGGTCATCACCAGGGTTTTCAAGGTCCTGGGCCTCACCGTCGACCGTGCTACAGTAGAATTCGAGGGCGACTTCTTCGTGAAGAAGTTCTTCGTCACCGATTCGCATGGCAACAAAATCGAGGACTCCGACAGCCTGGAGAGGATTAAGCGAGCGTTGGCCGAAGCAGTCGGTGGGGACGGCGACGGCACGGTCTTGGTGGCGAGACCGGCAGCGGGGAATCCAGGGGTTGTGGTGAGGAGACCTGGCCTGGTGGAAGGCGACGGCGAGCGTCGCGCGAAAGCAGAGAGAATGTTTAGCTTAATGGATGGGTTTCTCAAGAACGACCCTTTCAGTCTTCAAAAGGATATTCTGAATCATGTTGAGTACACCGTGGCCAGATCACGGTTTAATTTTGACGATTTCGAAGCCTATCAGGTTCTGCCTTTCAACTACATTGCTTTTGATTTATGTATGTCCTTCTCTATGATTTGCAAGAGGGAAAAAGTGAATTGTATTTGTGCAATTTATTTGAAAGAGTACGAGATAAGAAAAGATTTTTGGTACCAGGCACACTCCACGCCAAGTAATTCTTGACGAATTAGGTAGACTACAGTGGCTTTTTTTCTAAGTATCTAAAGCAGTTGTGCAGGATCAATGATAAGATCTACAAAGTGATGATAGTGAGAGctagagaaaaagaaaattaaacaaaagtGTAGTATTGGTAAATATAATTTGAGAGTAAAAAGGTATTTCATTGTTAATGAAGGTATGTCATAaagatttaatttatttctcaAATTTAGAAACATATATTTAGGAAAAGTTTTTGAATAAACCTTGTAAGCCCTAAGCCCACTGTAACTATCTGTTATATTATATGTGCTTTAGACTATTTTATTTGATCAAATATGCTAAATTGTTCTCTCGCATAGACATCTATCGTATATAAGTGAAATAATAGatgatataataatattttaaataatttattttggattgATTTGAATTAGTTTCGAAATTTCAAACCACAAATTGATTCGAATAGCTCgttttttgagaaaaatatccaaatttaattttttttttattttaatcggTTCGGATTTGAACACCCTTAAAAATCATCTCTAGGAATCCTATTGAAAAACAAGAAGTTTACTGcggtttttctttttttatggaaaaaaaCTGAGTATTTATTTGGaaagaaaacatttattatataaaaaaacacgAAGATTAGTTTGCACATGCCTTTTTATGTAAATGAGTATTTAATATGATATATTTAGTACGCCTGAACCAACACTCTTTAGAGTGTTCGTTGGACCCTTTCTTTTACTGAAGGATGTTGGTAGAATGAGTGGGTGACTAAGCAATTTTGATGATAGAAGTGTCATTATGATATGTTTATAGAAGTTTTTTGTATTGACCTTGAAGGAATACATGGCATATTGTTATTCATGTTTTCATTTTATCCAGCAAACTTTGATGTTGAAGGAACTCAGTCTTCAGATATATAACATTAAAGCTTATTCCACTATTATCTGTTTGACATCTTGAGATCTAATTCTGTAGGTTATAAAGGGCATAAAATAATACAAGTGTTTTTACTTACTGATTGCCTATTCTTAGTggatatcataaaaaaattgattttgtgtgATGATATTTGTAGGCTTTGTCACACAGTGTCAGAGATCGGTTGATTGAACGCTGGCATGATACTCACAGTTACTTCAAGAGAACAAAACCTAAACGCCTCTACTTCCTTTCTCTTGAGTTTCTTATGGGTAGTTAAAGTGATGCCCTAAATTTTGTTTGGCACATTAGcctttatttagtatttatttgttgaaccaaattagtttatatttattataagcATGTGCAAGTTCCATGTATAAGTTTAATCAGCTAtgaatgataaaaaaagtatattaaacTTTCTCTTGGACAGTATCTCCTGTTTAGGCGCTGTGTATTTTCTGACTTATTTTCCTTTCCTTAATCATGATTTTTTAAGCAATTACACCGAGGTTTACCTCAAGTGATTCAGAAatctttcttcatttttaagtCTTTCCTTACttgttagttattaattaattacGAGATTCTATGTAATCAAGAGAACTCATAATAGAATATATATTTACCTGTAATGGTTTGAGCTGCAATGAGCAAGACACTTGAGTGGGTGGACCAAATTTCAGATCTGAAAGGGGCTCCTAGTTGCTACATTGTCCAAGGGGTTAGTCTGATAGTAATTCCATCGGAGATACCCTAGTCAATAaccaaaaaaaaacaacaatataagaaatatttattattttgaaagaaaagcaAATGCACAAACTAATTCCTGTCAAAGCTTATTATGTATGACCAATGtgaataacatttttttattatatattttgtgttCTGGTATAAGTATCTATACGATTTAGTATTCTGGTGGTTTAAATACGAAGGAAACTATAGTAGTCCAAAAATTCTTCTTAGATTTGTTATAGCTAAgtcaaacaaataaataaactgATACCACATTCTTTTCATTCATTTGATGAATGGTGGTGCTTATGAAAGTGTACAATTGCTGCTGTTCTTGTATCCAATTCTTGAGAACACATGTTTTTTTTGGATATCAGGTCGTTCTTTGTCAAATAGTGTAATCAATCTCGGCATCCAGGATCAATATGCAGAGGCCCTAAGCCAACTTGGATTTGAGTTTGAAGTTTTGGCCGAGCAGGtgttattaatgtttttaatttaatcattttgTATTTCCCAGTCTACTGTTATAGATATGTTATCTCAGTGAGAATTCCATGTGGTTATTGTTATCCCTTAATATATACTTATGTGACTTCCCTGACCAGGAAGGAGATGCAGCCTTAGGGAATGGTGGCCTTGCTCGTCTTTCAGCATGCCAAATGGATTCTTTGGCAACTTTGGATTATCCTGCATGGGGGTATGGTGTGACCTTCATATTTGTTGTAAAAAATTTCTAGCAGGTTTGAATCAGTAATGTTTTCACCTTActgttttaactttttaatgGATATTCTAAATGTAGATATAGTCTGTCAGCTGTGAAATTGGCCTTATAAGCTTGGAATCTAATACTTAGTTTTTTTTGGCCATATTTAGTTGTGATGATGCCCCAATAGTGTGTTTGGATAGGGATTTTTAAgaggttaatttttttttatagaaaacttGAAATGCTTTATGACAAAATATGTATTTTGGGTAaggaatttcaaaataaattgaaattctAGAATTCTAAGAGAGTAATTGGATTACTTAAAactataaaatttcaaattgcaCCTAAAAAGTAAGATTTTTAAAATGCTTCTCTTTGTAATTTCTCTTTAACTTGATTTTGTTTGGGGCATCATCAACTTCACTAAGACCGAGACATTGTTGGGAGCGGTATTTTTCAGTTGATGTCGACTAGTTTTTTTATTGGTGTGgttgagttatttttttttatttgtattattaggattactttgttgttgttgtgaaCCACTTTTATTTCTCACTTGAGGCAATGTTTTCTCCACCAATGTTGGGGAGGTTATTTTTCTGCGGATGCAACTATATTTTTATGATTGACGTCTATCAtgcttatttttttttgtcaatgttTGCATTAATTAGTTTCTACATTCACGCTAATATTATTCTTTGTCAATAGTTTTCGGCCAACATTAACTAGGATTTCTTTTGTCAATGATGGCTGCAACGCAACCAATAGTGTTGTAGAAATAACCTCACTTGGCGTTAGTCTAAATAATTGTGGTTGACATAAACTAAAACATCTTGATCTACGTCAATGGAGAACAAACTTTATCAATATCAGTTGAAAAAATCTTGACGAAGTTGGACCAAAAAATTATATCAACCAAGATGGAGTAACAAATATCAtcaatattgatatttttaattattagcaATTATTTGACATTGGCATTTGGTGGTAATTGAATTACTTTATCCaaacaagaaaattaaaactCAATAATTTGAATTGTCTTATTCAAAAGAACATTtggaaaatgaaataatttaaaatgattaatttaaattcaatgtatttaaatgttttaaaaattgtaaaatttcgTATCCAACACAAGACAAAGGTTTTCCAAGTCTCGACAGTTTGTTCATCGTGTGTAGCTATTGCCAAATAAGAATGAATTTGTGTCTCAATTGCTTAGTGCCTAAATTGTAGTTCACATTCTGAGTGTCTTGTCCTAAAACTATGAATTTGGAATTGTATTTATCGTCAGTAATACTTTTTACCAGTTTCTGTACTAATTGTGCCTATGAAACCTTGAGTACTATAAAAGTTTACATCCTATTGATCAGTTAATTTTGGAGTGTTATTCTTATACTTGTTTCAAGTTCCAACCTACTTGATGATTCAGGAACTGTGCAGAAAAGAGAAGTATACATATTTTGCTCTTTGTTGTATGGAAAACAAATATGGCTATTATATAAAGACAGGCTGCTGTCCGCTGAGTTTGTGGGATTGATCTTCACTATGCAGATATGGGCTGCGATACGAATATGGGTTGTTTCGTCAGGTCATAGTGGAGGGCTTTCAACATGAACAACCTGATTATTGGTTGAACTTTGGAAATCCTTGGGAGATAGAGCGGATTCATGTAACATATGAAGTGAAGGTTTGCCCAGCTTCCATCTTTTATGcctttttgaattattttatggTTTCTGTTCATATTATTGCCTTTCTTTCACTTTATCACCTCAAAATTACAAACTGACTGCAACTTTGTTATACTGGATGGATTAGTTCTATGGGACTGTTGAAGAGGCTGATCTGAATGGAGAAAAACATCAAGTTTGGGTCCCTGGAGAGACGgtaagaataatatttttaatttggtttGTAATTacatttctttttaatattttagatttttgcCTACTGCTACCTGTGTTACATTTCATTTCGACTCTTAGAATGTGCATAATGTTGATGACAAAGTTGTTCTTTCTGAACTACAGGTTGAAGCTGTGGCTTATGACAACCCAATACCTGGTTACGGGACAAGAAATACCCTCAACCTTCGACTATGGGCTGCTAAACCTAGTAATCGATTTGATTTGGTAATTATTCTCTTATGAATAAGCATCTGCTCCAAATTCGAGTATGAAATATAGGCATGATTGTATCATAATATAGGTTTTAAgcaaataaagaaaaactaaGTATGGTCATGCGgctttttcaataaattattcaattttaagcatTAATTAAATATGGTCATACCTTTACTGAGACTGACTAAGCATAGAATAAGATGAAAAGTGGTCTGCTGCAGTTCATTATTCTCTGTTTAGTTTGgcatatatttttctttgtttgggcTTAGACTATTGAACCCTTTTCTCCTATTGTTTTTGTAGGAAGCTTATAACACTGGAGACTACATTAATTCTGTTGTTAACAGACAAAGGGCAGAAACTATAAGTAATGTTTTGTACCCTGATGACCGTAATCATCAGGTATgcctttattattatttttatgttctGATGCAGTTGTTGCCTTTAACTGTTCAGAATTTGTACACTGTCTCtgttattgataataaaaagcTAGCAGTGCCATATGTTTGGTTGTTGGTTTATGATTGTAAGAAACAGGGACACCAATATTGATTTCATTCAAGATTAATTACTATAGTTTCATTGTTTCCTCATTGTATTAGATAATTTACGTATAAGGCTTTACTTTGTTAGCAGATTCTTGCACTGATCTTTCTGTGGCTTGTGtagttgttttaaaatcttttatattgaaaattatCTCTTTTTTATTGACTTAACGTATTTGTTTATAGAATTTATTATCTGCAAAAGTTTATGGTGAAAGCTCACTGAAGGAATTTGGTGCCAATTGTTGAACAAACacagtttttctttttcatcttctgCTTTTGTTCTCAGTTTTCATTCGTCAATGTGTAGTGTTGTGCATTACTTATGTTTCTCAAGCTTTCAGTGCAAGATTCCACACATTCTATTTTAGCTTGTTTTAGTAGTCTCCCACACAATATTGACTGTCTTGTTTGGCATACCAGCTGGTGTAGAAACATTACATTGGGAAGTTTATTAAGTCACTTAAATTTTTCATGAATGTGATAAATTATGGCTTCGTAATCATTTTTCCCCATTCTAAAAGATGAGGAGTATTCAATCCCTCTTATCATATTACCACTGACCGACTAGTGGCGGATCCAAGATCCCAGACTAGTGATGACAAATAGTATAATTACACATTCATACATTAACATATGGGTCTCTCGCTTGGTTGTAGggtcaatattacaaatatgggatgataaaacataaaaatttaatatatttaattgtaattttacaaaattgagGGGGTGCAACTGCCCACCCTGGAATGTCTGTTGGGTCACCACTGACTTTTTAGTATATTTTTCAGGGGAAGGAGCTGAGATTGAAGCAACAATATTTCTTTGTCTCGGCATCTTTGCAAGATATCATCCGAAGGTTCAAAGAAGCACATAATAACTTTGATGAGTTGCCAGATAAGGTTCATTGTCAAATATTTCGTACTTCCACATTTGGTTGTTAATTGTATGGTGATTACTAATCATTATTGCAATACTATCAATAATACGtagtttacatattttttaaatgttccTCTTTCATATGGTGAGAAGGTTCTCAAAATCAACTGATCATTCAAAGTTCCAGGTCCCATGGTCATTTATTGACACCActtcctttttttttgtataattattCATTTGGTCCCTgcagtttaaatttttttttcttggtccctacacttaaaaaaaaatcccttTAGTTTCCACAcaatttttaatctctttttgTCCTTGCTGTGGGAactaaaagagattaaaaatgGTAAGTGTAGGGACTAAAAGAATGTTTTAAGTACAAGTACTTGAAGGATGTTTTTTTGTAACTATAGCAACAAAATgagtaattaaatatttttttgttgttgtagtgATTTTATTCCATTAGGATTGAGGGAGTTTTCAGGTTATACCAGGTTAGAAATGGGTTCTTTATAGTTTTTAGAGAGGGAGACATGAAAATCggagaaagaaaaggaaaaagaatgcTTTGGCAGAGTCCAGTGTTTAGTGAATTTCAAAGATCTAAGGAGAGGGTTTTCCTTCCAAGGATTTCCCTTTCATAAATGGTTTCTCTCCTTGCTAAAACCAAGCTAATGCTCAGTTCCCACATGATAACAAACAGAATTCCCACTCTTCTCCCCTCATCCTATTCAAAGCTCCTATCTCTACAACTTTATCTGCTAACTATTCTGTGACTATCCTAAATTACTCACCATGCCAGATTTCTATCTATTGCTTCAGTATATGTGAAAGCGGACATGAGTTAAACTTGTTTTATGCATTAGATTATCACTAGTGACATAATTAAGTTCTCACTACTGTCTTGCAACTTATGTTCTTCCCTTCCTGTATTAGGTTGCCCTCCATCTAAATGACACCCATCCATCCCTTTCAATTGCTGAAATTATGCGAATATTAGTAGATGAAGAACACCTGGGCTGGAATAAAGCATGGGACATTGCATGCAAAGTTTTCTCTTTTACAACTCACACAGTCGTAGCTGAAGGACTGGAGAAAATCCCTGTTGATCTGCTCGGCAGCCTTCTCCCTCGTCATTTACAAGTATGTTCATAAAAATATGTCTTGAGTTTCTGTATTTTATGCAGTATTTTACCTTAGATATATATTTCACCAGCAAATTAAATGACAGCAAACAGGTACGTTTGATTCTTTTTTCACCTTTTATGTTTGGCTAAAGGATGGGAACATTTGACTGCATGgtccactttttttttttctagggAGTTTTCCTTGTTAAACCATAAATTTCAGTAATTCGGAATGGAAATGTTGATGAatctaaattttgttttgttattgtCTCAAAAAATACTTTCTTTATTCTTAATCTTTTATTGTAGTATGattatatttacaaatattttaaatgctCTTTTCAgattttatatgaaataaattttaattttatggaGGAATTGAAGAAAAAGATTGGTTTAGATTACAACCGTCTGTCC
Proteins encoded in this region:
- the LOC137832557 gene encoding uncharacterized protein isoform X3; translated protein: MQTLSFPLFTHSLSSLINPFSPFPSLSHFSSLSVSHVTARRSIPLQASTRDSAFSSSPVAVDNSDAGDSTAFVIRARNRIGLLQVITRVFKVLGLTVDRATVEFEGDFFVKKFFVTDSHGNKIEDSDSLERIKRALAEAVGGDGDGTVLVARPAAGNPGVVVRRPGLVEGDGERRAKAERMFSLMDGFLKNDPFSLQKDILNHVEYTVARSRFNFDDFEAYQALSHSVRDRLIERWHDTHSYFKRTKPKRLYFLSLEFLMGRSLSNSVINLGIQDQYAEALSQLGFEFEVLAEQEGDAALGNGGLARLSACQMDSLATLDYPAWGYGLRYEYGLFRQVIVEGFQHEQPDYWLNFGNPWEIERIHVTYEVKFYGTVEEADLNGEKHQVWVPGETVEAVAYDNPIPGYGTRNTLNLRLWAAKPSNRFDLEAYNTGDYINSVVNRQRAETISNVLYPDDRNHQGKELRLKQQYFFVSASLQDIIRRFKEAHNNFDELPDKVALHLNDTHPSLSIAEIMRILVDEEHLGWNKAWDIACKVFSFTTHTVVAEGLEKIPVDLLGSLLPRHLQILYEINFNFMEELKKKIGLDYNRLSRMSIVEEGAVKNIRMANLSIVGSHIVNGVSKLHLDTLKRTTFKDFYELWPEKFQFKTNGVTQRRWIVVSNPSLCALISKWLGTEAWIRNADLLTGLRDHVDNPNFHQEWKMVKKVNKMRLAEYIEAMSGVKVSLDAMFDVQVKRIHEYKRQLLNILGIIHRYDCLKNMDKNDRRKVVPRVCIIGGKAAPGYEIAKKIIKLCHSVAEKINNDTDIGDLLKLVFIPDYNVSVAELVIPGADLSQHLSTAGHEASGTGSMKFLMNGCLLLATADGSTVEIIEEIGSDNLFLFGAKVQEVAELREKISTLKVPLQFARVLRMVRDGYFGYKDYFKSLCDTVEIGKDFYLLGSDFGSYLEAQAAADKAFVEPEKWIKMSILSVSGSGRFSSDRTIQEYAERTWKIDPSRCPL
- the LOC137832557 gene encoding uncharacterized protein isoform X1 gives rise to the protein MQTLSFPLFTHSLSSLINPFSPFPSLSHFSSLSVSHVTARRSIPLQASTRDSAFSSSPVAVDNSDAGDSTAFVIRARNRIGLLQVITRVFKVLGLTVDRATVEFEGDFFVKKFFVTDSHGNKIEDSDSLERIKRALAEAVGGDGDGTVLVARPAAGNPGVVVRRPGLVEGDGERRAKAERMFSLMDGFLKNDPFSLQKDILNHVEYTVARSRFNFDDFEAYQALSHSVRDRLIERWHDTHSYFKRTKPKRLYFLSLEFLMGRSLSNSVINLGIQDQYAEALSQLGFEFEVLAEQEGDAALGNGGLARLSACQMDSLATLDYPAWGYGLRYEYGLFRQVIVEGFQHEQPDYWLNFGNPWEIERIHVTYEVKFYGTVEEADLNGEKHQVWVPGETVEAVAYDNPIPGYGTRNTLNLRLWAAKPSNRFDLEAYNTGDYINSVVNRQRAETISNVLYPDDRNHQGKELRLKQQYFFVSASLQDIIRRFKEAHNNFDELPDKVALHLNDTHPSLSIAEIMRILVDEEHLGWNKAWDIACKVFSFTTHTVVAEGLEKIPVDLLGSLLPRHLQILYEINFNFMEELKKKIGLDYNRLSRMSIVEEGAVKVFLNNLSMLNLVNLNIRMANLSIVGSHIVNGVSKLHLDTLKRTTFKDFYELWPEKFQFKTNGVTQRRWIVVSNPSLCALISKWLGTEAWIRNADLLTGLRDHVDNPNFHQEWKMVKKVNKMRLAEYIEAMSGVKVSLDAMFDVQVKRIHEYKRQLLNILGIIHRYDCLKNMDKNDRRKVVPRVCIIGGKAAPGYEIAKKIIKLCHSVAEKINNDTDIGDLLKLVFIPDYNVSVAELVIPGADLSQHLSTAGHEASGTGSMKFLMNGCLLLATADGSTVEIIEEIGSDNLFLFGAKVQEVAELREKISTLKVPLQFARVLRMVRDGYFGYKDYFKSLCDTVEIGKDFYLLGSDFGSYLEAQAAADKAFVEPEKWIKMSILSVSGSGRFSSDRTIQEYAERTWKIDPSRCPL
- the LOC137832557 gene encoding uncharacterized protein isoform X2 — translated: MQTLSFPLFTHSLSSLINPFSPFPSLSHFSSLSVSHVTARRSIPLQASTRDSAFSSSPVAVDNSDAGDSTAFVIRARNRIGLLQVITRVFKVLGLTVDRATVEFEGDFFVKKFFVTDSHGNKIEDSDSLERIKRALAEAVGGDGDGTVLVARPAAGNPGVVVRRPGLVEGDGERRAKAERMFSLMDGFLKNDPFSLQKDILNHVEYTVARSRFNFDDFEAYQALSHSVRDRLIERWHDTHSYFKRTKPKRLYFLSLEFLMGRSLSNSVINLGIQDQYAEALSQLGFEFEVLAEQEGDAALGNGGLARLSACQMDSLATLDYPAWGYGLRYEYGLFRQVIVEGFQHEQPDYWLNFGNPWEIERIHVTYEVKFYGTVEEADLNGEKHQVWVPGETVEAVAYDNPIPGYGTRNTLNLRLWAAKPSNRFDLEAYNTGDYINSVVNRQRAETISNVLYPDDRNHQGKELRLKQQYFFVSASLQDIIRRFKEAHNNFDELPDKVALHLNDTHPSLSIAEIMRILVDEEHLGWNKAWDIACKVFSFTTHTVVAEGLEKIPVDLLGSLLPRHLQILYEINFNFMEELKKKIGLDYNRLSRMSIVEEGAVKVFLNNLSMLNLNIRMANLSIVGSHIVNGVSKLHLDTLKRTTFKDFYELWPEKFQFKTNGVTQRRWIVVSNPSLCALISKWLGTEAWIRNADLLTGLRDHVDNPNFHQEWKMVKKVNKMRLAEYIEAMSGVKVSLDAMFDVQVKRIHEYKRQLLNILGIIHRYDCLKNMDKNDRRKVVPRVCIIGGKAAPGYEIAKKIIKLCHSVAEKINNDTDIGDLLKLVFIPDYNVSVAELVIPGADLSQHLSTAGHEASGTGSMKFLMNGCLLLATADGSTVEIIEEIGSDNLFLFGAKVQEVAELREKISTLKVPLQFARVLRMVRDGYFGYKDYFKSLCDTVEIGKDFYLLGSDFGSYLEAQAAADKAFVEPEKWIKMSILSVSGSGRFSSDRTIQEYAERTWKIDPSRCPL